In Topomyia yanbarensis strain Yona2022 chromosome 2, ASM3024719v1, whole genome shotgun sequence, one DNA window encodes the following:
- the LOC131680417 gene encoding thioredoxin-like has protein sequence MAVKAITDEAHFQTELAAAGGKLVVVDFTVAWCGPCQSISHLFDQLPAIYPKAVFLKADVDGCTETALSQGMSTMTMFIFYRARTKIDRMQGADINVLEAKIQKH, from the coding sequence ATGGCTGTTAAAGCAATCACCGATGAAGCTCACTTCCAAACCGAACTAGCCGCAGCTGGAGGAAAATTGGTCGTTGTGGATTTTACCGTGGCTTGGTGTGGACCGTGCCAAAGCATATCGCATTTGTTCGATCAGCTTCCGGCGATATATCCAAAGGCTGTGTTTCTCAAGGCGGACGTCGACGGATGTACCGAAACGGCGCTGTCCCAGGGCATGTCGACCATGACAATGTTTATTTTCTACCGAGCCAGAACAAAGATTGACAGGATGCAGGGTGCAGACATTAATGTACTTGAAGCCAAAATACAGAAACATTAA